GATTATTTTCAACCACTTTAAAAACAATACCATCATCAAGGGTGAGGATGATATATGGATATCCACTTCGGATATTAAGCCAGTTCTGAATAAATTCCCCGATCACCCAGGATTTATCGGGGATGGGAAACATTGAATCGCCATTTACCTGAAAGGCACGGTATTTCTTGTCCTTTGAAAGGAATGGCAGCTGAAATACGGGCAGTACGCGGATGAATTCAGGATCAGCAAAGCCGCTGCGGTAACCTGCTTTAGCCGTTTCACTGACCAATTCTATGTTTTCGTTGTTGTCAGGGTCAATCGTTGTGGCAAGTACCCTGAGTTTACTGCCGGTAATAAAAATGTCATATCCCCTTTCAAGTTGGGAAAGCTCACTTTCGGCCAGTTTCGACAAATCTTCTTTCACGAGGGTGTCAATAGATATTTTCAAATGCCGGCTGAAGGAAATAAGGGCCTCCAGTCCGGGCTGGGCAATACCATTTTCGTAGCCGCTCAGGGTAGAGCGCTTCATTCCGAGGGAAAAAGCTATATCGTCCTGGGTCCGTCCGAGACGCTTTCTGAGCAGTTTGATATTTGAACTGAAGTACATCGTTTTATTTGTTTATCCGTTTTTTCTGAAAATATACCCGGTCTGTTGAAAAAAAAATTCTTTTTCTTGACTTGAAAAGATTTTTTGATTAAATTGTAGTCTATTATTTGATTAAATTTTAATCAAAAGTAAAACAAAGAAAATAAAAAGTCAAGAAAAATTTTAAAAAAAAGCAACTTCCTGACCACTAACCACTAACTAATAACCAATAACCAATGACCGAAAACCGCC
This DNA window, taken from Bacteroidales bacterium, encodes the following:
- a CDS encoding helix-turn-helix domain-containing protein → MYFSSNIKLLRKRLGRTQDDIAFSLGMKRSTLSGYENGIAQPGLEALISFSRHLKISIDTLVKEDLSKLAESELSQLERGYDIFITGSKLRVLATTIDPDNNENIELVSETAKAGYRSGFADPEFIRVLPVFQLPFLSKDKKYRAFQVNGDSMFPIPDKSWVIGEFIQNWLNIRSGYPYIILTLDDGIVFKVVENNLQEQQKLTLMSLNPLYDPYEVNVKDIREVWKFVHFVSSEIPEPNLPKDELTKTVISIQKDIKDIQMKLKLQ